From a region of the Betta splendens chromosome 5, fBetSpl5.4, whole genome shotgun sequence genome:
- the tnfrsf1b gene encoding tumor necrosis factor receptor superfamily member 1B isoform X1 encodes MKDLPVLLVLLIAQLCKVCPLPHPPDSHGSCGDNPQKYVSDSNLCCSKCPPGHRVVKECTGTAETVCEPCKPGQYMENWNYATNCLSCTKCKSGNGLEYAQNCSATSKNKCICKSGWYCDMGYSDGYCTTCERYRTCKVGFGVVVKGTEDSNTKCKACPDGTFSDKPSYTDPCRPHTNCGGRAVLRKGNATADTVCEPEVPTTSTAPQSSMNETSTLRAASTVTTMHSVTSDQALTAASTQSDISVTTLNTSTKSPAPKTGPGFHTAATVCGVIAVLFLITIILLCFCKSYCTKDTQMHYKVDANGNSEICEKLSLGCKDEIKLISSGIPSPEQLCLLEKGEASSDYSQYSNNTESLPRTCGSSSQESIGPLQSTMGLNNNQSSVLSEPMPLVSNTNTVISESSILTPSSPQPTSPQIVNPVTTSPHVNVNITFHIGNGSCGTQSVMSTDLKQADCGLPFGEKEESFSIPQQEDGKQSLMSVQESTICCVQLPA; translated from the exons atgaaggACCTACCTGTACTGCTTGTTCTGTTGATTGCACAACTTTGTAAG GTTTGCCCTCTTCCCCATCCTCCAGACTCGCATGGAAGCTGTGGGGACAACCCACAGAAATACGTGTCTGACTCTAACCTGTGCTGCAGTAAATGCCCACCTG GTCATCGTGTTGTGAAGGAGTGCACTGGGACTGCTGAGACTGTGTGTGAGCCATGTAAACCAGGCCAGTACATGGAAAACTGGAACTACGCCACAAACTGTTTGTCCTGCACCAAATGCAAATCAG GTAACGGTCTGGAATATGCCCAAAACTGCTCTGCTACCAGTAAAAACAAGTGTATCTGCAAGTCTGGGTGGTACTGTGACATGGGTTATAGTGATGGGTACTGCACAACCTGTGAAAGGTACAGGACCTGCAAAGTCGGGTTTGGAGTCGTTGTAaaag ggACAGAAGATTCAAATACAAAGTGCAAAGCGTGCCCCGATGGGACATTCTCTGACAAACCGTCCTACACCGACCCCTGTAGGCCTCATACAAA CTGCGGTGGCAGGGCTGTTCTTAGGAAAGGCAACGCCACGGCGGACACAGTGTGTGAGCCTGAGGTCCCGACAACCAGTACGGCGCCTCAAAGCTCGATGAACGAGACCAGCACGTTAAGGGCTGCAAGCACAGTGACGACAATGCACAGCGTCACGTCCGACCAGGCGCTCACGGCGGCGTCCACACAGTCAGACATCTCTGTCACAACGCTCAACACCTCAACAAAAAGCCCAGCACCCAAAACAGGACCTGGTTTTCACACAG CTGCAACCGTCTGTGGGGTGATAGCGGTTCTCTTCTTGATCACTATCATTCTGCTGTGCTTTTGCAAGTCATACTGCACCAAAG ATACACAAATGCACTATAAAGTAGATGCAAATGGAAATAGCGAGATTTGTGAGAAG ctctctctgGGTTGTAAGGACGAAATCAAGCTGATTTCAAGTGGAATCCCCTCACCAGAACAACTGTGTCTGCTGGAGAAAGGGGAAGCCAGCAGTGACTATAGTCAGTACAGTAACAATACAGAATCTTTACCCAGAACTTGCGGCAGTAGCAGCCAGGAGTCCATAGGACCTTTGCAGTCGACGATGGGCCTTAACAACAACCAATCCTCTGTTCTGTCGGAGCCCATGCCATTGGtttccaacacaaacactgtcatATCTGAGTCCAGCATCCTTACACCGTCCTCCCCTCAGCCCACAAGCCCTCAGATCGTCAACCCTGTGACCACCAGCCCCCATGTCAACGTCAACATCACCTTTCACATTGGCAATGGATCTTGTGGGACACAATCTGTAATGTCCACAGACTTGAAACAAGCAGACTGTGGACTTCCCTTCGGAGAAAAAGAGGAGTCCTTTAGCATCCCACAGCAGGAAGATGGCAAACAGTCGCTAATGTCAGTGCAGGAGAGTACAATTTGCTGCGTACAGCTACCTGCATGA
- the tnfrsf1b gene encoding tumor necrosis factor receptor superfamily member 1B isoform X2, producing the protein MKDLPVLLVLLIAQLCKVCPLPHPPDSHGSCGDNPQKYVSDSNLCCSKCPPGHRVVKECTGTAETVCEPCKPGQYMENWNYATNCLSCTKCKSGNGLEYAQNCSATSKNKCICKSGWYCDMGYSDGYCTTCERYRTCKVGFGVVVKGTEDSNTKCKACPDGTFSDKPSYTDPCRPHTNCGGRAVLRKGNATADTVCEPEVPTTSTAPQSSMNETSTLRAASTVTTMHSVTSDQALTAASTQSDISVTTLNTSTKSPAPKTGPGFHTDTQMHYKVDANGNSEICEKLSLGCKDEIKLISSGIPSPEQLCLLEKGEASSDYSQYSNNTESLPRTCGSSSQESIGPLQSTMGLNNNQSSVLSEPMPLVSNTNTVISESSILTPSSPQPTSPQIVNPVTTSPHVNVNITFHIGNGSCGTQSVMSTDLKQADCGLPFGEKEESFSIPQQEDGKQSLMSVQESTICCVQLPA; encoded by the exons atgaaggACCTACCTGTACTGCTTGTTCTGTTGATTGCACAACTTTGTAAG GTTTGCCCTCTTCCCCATCCTCCAGACTCGCATGGAAGCTGTGGGGACAACCCACAGAAATACGTGTCTGACTCTAACCTGTGCTGCAGTAAATGCCCACCTG GTCATCGTGTTGTGAAGGAGTGCACTGGGACTGCTGAGACTGTGTGTGAGCCATGTAAACCAGGCCAGTACATGGAAAACTGGAACTACGCCACAAACTGTTTGTCCTGCACCAAATGCAAATCAG GTAACGGTCTGGAATATGCCCAAAACTGCTCTGCTACCAGTAAAAACAAGTGTATCTGCAAGTCTGGGTGGTACTGTGACATGGGTTATAGTGATGGGTACTGCACAACCTGTGAAAGGTACAGGACCTGCAAAGTCGGGTTTGGAGTCGTTGTAaaag ggACAGAAGATTCAAATACAAAGTGCAAAGCGTGCCCCGATGGGACATTCTCTGACAAACCGTCCTACACCGACCCCTGTAGGCCTCATACAAA CTGCGGTGGCAGGGCTGTTCTTAGGAAAGGCAACGCCACGGCGGACACAGTGTGTGAGCCTGAGGTCCCGACAACCAGTACGGCGCCTCAAAGCTCGATGAACGAGACCAGCACGTTAAGGGCTGCAAGCACAGTGACGACAATGCACAGCGTCACGTCCGACCAGGCGCTCACGGCGGCGTCCACACAGTCAGACATCTCTGTCACAACGCTCAACACCTCAACAAAAAGCCCAGCACCCAAAACAGGACCTGGTTTTCACACAG ATACACAAATGCACTATAAAGTAGATGCAAATGGAAATAGCGAGATTTGTGAGAAG ctctctctgGGTTGTAAGGACGAAATCAAGCTGATTTCAAGTGGAATCCCCTCACCAGAACAACTGTGTCTGCTGGAGAAAGGGGAAGCCAGCAGTGACTATAGTCAGTACAGTAACAATACAGAATCTTTACCCAGAACTTGCGGCAGTAGCAGCCAGGAGTCCATAGGACCTTTGCAGTCGACGATGGGCCTTAACAACAACCAATCCTCTGTTCTGTCGGAGCCCATGCCATTGGtttccaacacaaacactgtcatATCTGAGTCCAGCATCCTTACACCGTCCTCCCCTCAGCCCACAAGCCCTCAGATCGTCAACCCTGTGACCACCAGCCCCCATGTCAACGTCAACATCACCTTTCACATTGGCAATGGATCTTGTGGGACACAATCTGTAATGTCCACAGACTTGAAACAAGCAGACTGTGGACTTCCCTTCGGAGAAAAAGAGGAGTCCTTTAGCATCCCACAGCAGGAAGATGGCAAACAGTCGCTAATGTCAGTGCAGGAGAGTACAATTTGCTGCGTACAGCTACCTGCATGA
- the miip gene encoding migration and invasion-inhibitory protein translates to MPFTDQVDALRERNKDLLNQLRQQRQNFEFLSDFSQSRRERKEEAAERSQPAEVPTQTLTDGRRRPARAALSKAAVRSADKREKQTGFQQTISTPLVESSAQHTELSDIYKDRDRNPAFYDTVQETAPIIKSCLISHPKEQREAKSRVTFQSEDCEEIPTDRHHLQPLLGYDWIAGLLDAEDSVIEHSDEFFNELRIFRSFNKDECVHSPQAEFSVPNQLRLSPLSDKDHPESKMDTHQCTFSYRINSRLFPVPLHSQECCPVCKQHKSSHPHTTAEPALIRVSIPCTTLLPPYKYKAHRRCSFDPSDSLALPSHCLSGWLNTGQGTLLTPSSLDLRSSLNVRGSAELQNKEVEALSAVKKLSNQITDVSCLARHDFRHFSHPQKLGRRISYHLT, encoded by the exons atgccCTTCACCGACCAAGTGGATGCTTTACGGGAGCGCAACAAAGATTTACTGAACCAACTGagacagcagagacagaacTTTGAGTTCCTGAGCGACTTTAGCCAGAGCCGcagggagagaaaggaagaggcAGCGGAGAGGAGCCAGCCCGCAGAGGTTCCGACCCAGACCCTCACCGATGGACGCCGCCGTCCAGCCAGAGCCGCCCTCTCTAAAGCCGCCGTCAGATCAGCGG ATAAACGTGAGAAGCAGACAGGCTTCCAGCAGACTATTTCCACACCACTGGTTGAGTCTAGTGCTCAACACACAGAACTGTCAGACATTTATAAGGACCGTGACAGAAATCCTGCATTTTATGACACAGTACAGGAAACAGCACCTATTATAAAGTCCTGCTTAATAAGTCACCCCAAAGAACag AGAGAGGCAAAGAGTCGAGTCACATTTCAGTCTGAGGATTGCGAAGAGATACCCACAGACAGGCATCATTTGCAGCCCTTACTAGGATATGATTGGATAGCAG GACTCCTGGATGCTGAAGACTCTGTAATAGAGCACTCTGATGAGTTTTTCAATGAACTTCGCATATTTCGTTCCTTTAATAAAGATGAGTGCGTCCACAGTCCACAGGCTGA ATTTTCTGTGCCGAACCAGTTACGACTCTCACCTTTATCAGATAAAGACCATCCAGAGTCTAAGATGGACACTCATCAAT GTACGTTCTCCTACAGGATTAACAGTAGACTGTTCCCTGTCCCGCTTCACTCTCAGGAGTGCTGTCCTGTGTGCAAACAGCACAAATCCTCCCACCCTCACACTACTGCTGAACCAGCTCTCATAAG GGTCAGCATCCCTTGCACCACCCTGTTGCCGCCTTACAAATACAAAGCTCATCGGCGATGCAGCTTTGACCCTTCAGATAGCTTGGCCTTGCCATCG CACTGTCTCTCAGGCTGGTTGAACACAGGTCAGGGCACCTTGCTCACACCCAGCAGCCTCGATCTGCGGAGTAGTCTAAATGTGAGGGGCTCAGCAGAGTTACAGAACAAGGAAGTTGAG GCTCTGTCTGCGGTGAAAAAGCTCAGCAACCAGATCACAGACGTGTCATGCTTGGCCCGTCACGACTTTAGACACTTTTCTCACCCCCAAAAATTAGGAAGGAGAATTTCTTACCACTTGACCTGA